A genomic segment from Orientia tsutsugamushi str. Boryong encodes:
- a CDS encoding tyrosine-type recombinase/integrase produces MESISLTLKLTNKLLRKIKIPEGEKLLIIHHLDIIGLKLKISCTVCGGRVRKTWSFEKKFRKEGIKMTIMVFPYLSIKEAIKKAIELKILMANGIDPREVRRQQQIEENENRIKERQEITFKELCYKYIEEYAKIYTINWKEYTDRVHTYAQSLYGKKISQIRMSDIEPIFNDISKEGKYATANALLATLRTIFNKAIKWGLIENNPTLGIEQHKLQARERRLSYDEMGRFLQVLCGEASPLIRDFALLALYTGARKSNVLEMEWDNIDFERKIWHIPKTKNGKAQNIPLTDEAMEILQARKLISTSKWVLPSSTSESGHLEYPYCPIPSLNGY; encoded by the coding sequence ATGGAATCAATATCATTAACATTAAAGTTAACAAATAAGTTACTAAGAAAAATAAAAATTCCTGAGGGAGAAAAATTATTAATTATCCACCATCTAGATATAATAGGACTTAAACTGAAAATCTCATGTACAGTCTGTGGAGGAAGAGTAAGAAAAACATGGTCTTTTGAAAAAAAATTTAGAAAAGAAGGGATAAAAATGACGATAATGGTATTTCCATATTTATCTATTAAAGAAGCTATAAAAAAAGCAATAGAATTAAAGATATTAATGGCGAACGGAATAGATCCAAGAGAAGTAAGACGTCAACAACAGATAGAAGAAAATGAGAATCGTATAAAAGAAAGACAAGAGATTACATTCAAAGAGCTGTGTTATAAGTATATTGAAGAGTATGCCAAAATATATACTATAAACTGGAAAGAGTATACTGACAGAGTACATACTTATGCACAATCATTATATGGAAAAAAGATAAGCCAGATTCGAATGAGTGATATTGAACCAATATTCAATGATATCAGCAAAGAGGGAAAATATGCCACAGCAAATGCATTGCTAGCAACCTTACGCACTATATTTAATAAGGCAATAAAATGGGGATTAATAGAAAACAATCCTACTCTAGGGATAGAGCAGCATAAACTGCAAGCAAGAGAGAGACGTCTAAGTTACGATGAAATGGGTAGATTTTTACAAGTATTATGCGGAGAAGCAAGTCCATTGATAAGAGATTTTGCATTACTAGCGTTATATACTGGAGCTAGAAAAAGTAATGTGTTAGAGATGGAATGGGACAATATAGATTTTGAAAGAAAAATATGGCATATACCAAAAACTAAGAACGGAAAGGCGCAAAATATACCATTAACAGATGAGGCAATGGAAATATTGCAAGCAAGGAAATTAATATCTACAAGTAAATGGGTACTACCAAGTTCTACTAGCGAAAGCGGGCACTTGGAATATCCTTATTGTCCCATTCCATCTCTAAATGGTTATTAA
- a CDS encoding DnaA N-terminal domain-containing protein, whose translation MNEEEYLLNLSKQLDSNSVWYKVRESLVKSYGQAIDKSWFSTLKVVNEDSVNKKIFIKAKTEFEDDYIRNNCMQGLEYAFKA comes from the coding sequence ATCAATGAAGAAGAGTATCTCTTAAATCTCAGTAAACAACTAGATTCCAACTCGGTTTGGTACAAAGTACGAGAATCTTTAGTTAAAAGTTATGGTCAAGCTATCGACAAATCATGGTTTAGTACATTGAAAGTTGTAAATGAAGACAGTGTTAATAAAAAAATATTCATCAAAGCAAAAACAGAATTTGAAGATGATTACATTAGAAACAACTGTATGCAAGGTCTTGAATATGCTTTTAAAGCTTAA
- the traF gene encoding conjugal transfer protein TraF: MYNDKHGHELDNSTSKLICGAHDQRVEELNEQFNQAQRIALDNPMLASVITAQRLQKQIMEKVHKFATMLQLLLFSLSID, from the coding sequence TTGTACAATGATAAACATGGTCATGAGCTTGATAACTCTACTTCCAAGTTGATATGTGGAGCTCATGATCAGAGAGTCGAAGAATTAAATGAGCAATTTAATCAAGCTCAGCGTATAGCGCTTGATAATCCAATGCTTGCAAGTGTTATTACAGCTCAAAGATTGCAGAAGCAAATCATGGAGAAGGTTCATAAGTTTGCTACTATGTTGCAACTCCTGCTATTTTCACTATCAATTGATTAA
- a CDS encoding redoxin domain-containing protein produces the protein MYFYPKDNTPGCTIETQKFNEAISEFNKLNRIILGVQKDNIALHQKFQDKFCLKFELGYDETDKIFMLEELLYVIVLRNLRRYQRIFC, from the coding sequence CTGTACTTTTATCCTAAAGATAATACTCCTGGGTGTACAATTGAAACACAGAAATTTAATGAAGCTATTTCTGAATTCAATAAATTAAACAGGATAATTCTTGGTGTACAGAAAGATAATATTGCTTTACATCAAAAATTTCAAGATAAATTCTGTTTAAAATTTGAGTTAGGATATGATGAAACTGATAAGATATTTATGTTAGAGGAATTGCTCTATGTTATTGTTTTAAGAAATTTAAGAAGGTATCAGAGAATTTTTTGCTAA
- a CDS encoding peptide MFS transporter encodes MNKSISVLNTTTTVRKFPQFLLLLFFVEMWERFSYYGMRSLLVLFLTSQLGFTDIKAYTTYSLFAVVCYAGPVIGGILADKLMGFRSMVLIGGIVMVAGHMSMLLVGFNSDLIYFSLSLIAVGTGMFKGNILNLLGACYRTDDSERSRGFTLFYVGINLGATLAAISCGYIAHLYGWHYGFGLAGIGMTIGLITFIIFQNILGDKGLSAYPMLMNKRMLGINIFGIVLAGCFLLALMVSKMLIFSELFTSALTFSGIIVLGVFISIIFKTSVEQRPKLVVLAILMIFQMLFFALEMQLGSLINLFTERNVANNILGITIPASVSQAINPISITILGSLFGMFSKFRKKDAAAIFAFGLFTISICFFILYTGCLNANDGKVNYLYLIAAISIMGLGELCVAPLVQEQATLLSPKNAKGALMGMMILSLAFSNLIGMVVSNCMLVPSVNGEVNRFESLAIYQEGFLNVTISAAILSIIFLLFFKMIHKVIAMQE; translated from the coding sequence ATGAATAAATCAATCAGTGTATTAAATACAACAACCACAGTTAGAAAATTTCCGCAATTTTTATTGTTATTATTCTTTGTTGAGATGTGGGAACGCTTTAGTTATTATGGAATGAGGTCACTTTTAGTGCTTTTTCTAACTTCTCAGTTAGGCTTTACTGATATAAAAGCTTATACTACATACTCTTTATTTGCTGTAGTATGTTATGCTGGACCAGTGATCGGAGGCATTTTAGCGGATAAATTAATGGGATTCCGCAGCATGGTACTAATAGGAGGAATTGTTATGGTAGCTGGACATATGAGCATGCTGCTAGTAGGATTTAATTCAGACCTAATATATTTTAGTCTATCTTTAATAGCTGTAGGCACTGGAATGTTTAAAGGTAATATCTTGAACTTACTTGGAGCTTGTTATAGGACAGATGATTCTGAACGTAGCAGAGGGTTTACTTTGTTTTATGTAGGAATTAATTTAGGTGCAACATTAGCAGCTATTTCTTGTGGGTATATAGCTCATTTATATGGTTGGCACTATGGATTTGGTCTAGCAGGCATTGGCATGACTATTGGTCTTATTACTTTTATAATATTTCAAAACATATTAGGAGATAAAGGTCTTTCTGCCTATCCTATGCTTATGAATAAAAGAATGCTAGGAATAAATATTTTTGGAATAGTATTAGCTGGTTGCTTCTTGCTGGCATTAATGGTATCTAAAATGCTTATATTTAGCGAACTCTTTACTTCTGCGCTTACATTTAGTGGAATAATAGTTCTAGGAGTATTTATTAGTATAATATTCAAAACATCAGTTGAGCAAAGACCAAAGTTAGTAGTATTAGCAATTCTTATGATATTCCAGATGTTATTTTTTGCACTAGAAATGCAACTTGGTTCTTTAATTAACTTGTTTACTGAAAGAAATGTTGCTAACAATATCTTAGGTATAACAATTCCAGCTTCAGTATCTCAAGCAATCAATCCTATATCAATTACAATACTTGGATCTCTCTTTGGAATGTTTTCAAAGTTCAGAAAAAAAGATGCTGCTGCTATCTTTGCTTTTGGTCTTTTTACAATTTCTATATGTTTTTTTATTTTATATACAGGATGTTTGAATGCTAATGATGGAAAAGTAAACTATTTATATCTAATAGCTGCTATTTCTATTATGGGACTAGGAGAGCTTTGTGTTGCACCATTAGTACAAGAACAAGCAACTTTATTATCTCCTAAAAATGCAAAAGGAGCATTAATGGGTATGATGATATTATCATTAGCATTTTCTAACCTAATTGGTATGGTGGTATCAAACTGTATGTTAGTACCTTCTGTAAATGGCGAAGTAAATCGTTTTGAATCTTTAGCAATATATCAAGAGGGATTTTTAAATGTAACAATATCTGCTGCAATATTAAGTATTATATTTTTACTTTTCTTTAAAATGATACATAAAGTTATTGCTATGCAAGAATAA
- the fumC gene encoding class II fumarate hydratase, with protein MNKVRTESDLLGNVEVEEQYYWGAQTQRSILNFKIGHEKMPLRLIYALALQKQCSAEVNKELGLLRPRIADAIINAAKEISQGKYDDNFPLSVWQTGSGTQTNMNINEVIANIANEQLGSSKGAKDPVHPNDHVNMSQSSNDSFPTAMNVATAIILINNLIPNLEKLHVTFKSKIKEWQSIVKIGRTHLQDATPLTLGQEFSAYSAQIGYAITRITSVLERVCQLAQGGTAVGTGINCHKDFSVKFVEKISKLTGIKFYSAQNKFEAIACHDNLVELSGSLNVLAASLMKIANDIRLLGSGPRCGLGEIVLPINEPGSSIMPGKVNPTQVEALSMICAQVIGNHVTITIAGSNGHLELNAFKPVIIYNLLQSIQLLSDGILSFNNHCLSGIQPNIDRIKKTCEDSLMLVTALNPHIGYDNAAKIAKTAYQNNITLKEAAISLDLITAEEFDLYVKVENMIGSKE; from the coding sequence ATAAATAAAGTTAGAACTGAAAGTGATTTACTAGGTAATGTAGAAGTCGAAGAGCAATATTATTGGGGAGCCCAAACACAGCGTTCAATATTAAATTTTAAAATTGGGCATGAAAAAATGCCTCTTAGGTTAATATATGCCCTTGCATTACAAAAACAATGCTCAGCAGAAGTAAATAAAGAGCTTGGATTACTTCGACCTAGAATAGCAGATGCTATTATTAATGCTGCTAAAGAGATAAGTCAAGGAAAGTATGACGATAATTTCCCATTATCAGTATGGCAAACTGGCTCAGGCACTCAGACTAATATGAATATAAATGAAGTAATTGCTAATATTGCTAATGAACAGCTAGGTAGCAGTAAGGGAGCAAAAGATCCAGTACATCCAAATGATCATGTTAATATGAGCCAATCGTCTAATGACTCTTTTCCTACTGCTATGAATGTTGCTACAGCAATAATATTAATTAATAATTTAATTCCTAATCTGGAAAAATTACATGTAACATTTAAAAGCAAAATCAAAGAATGGCAATCAATAGTCAAAATTGGTAGAACTCACTTACAGGATGCTACACCATTAACTTTAGGGCAAGAGTTTTCAGCATATAGTGCGCAAATTGGTTATGCTATTACGCGTATTACATCTGTTTTAGAAAGAGTATGTCAACTTGCTCAGGGAGGAACTGCTGTAGGTACAGGTATTAATTGCCATAAAGATTTTTCAGTAAAATTTGTCGAAAAAATCTCAAAGCTAACTGGTATAAAATTTTACTCAGCGCAAAATAAATTTGAAGCAATAGCATGTCATGATAACCTTGTGGAACTATCTGGATCATTAAATGTATTAGCTGCTAGCTTAATGAAAATCGCTAATGATATTAGATTGCTTGGATCGGGCCCACGATGTGGATTAGGGGAAATAGTTTTACCAATAAATGAGCCTGGATCATCAATTATGCCAGGTAAAGTTAATCCAACTCAAGTTGAAGCGCTATCAATGATTTGCGCTCAAGTTATTGGAAATCATGTAACAATTACTATTGCTGGATCTAATGGGCATCTTGAGCTGAATGCATTTAAACCAGTAATTATCTATAATTTATTACAATCAATTCAATTATTATCAGATGGAATTCTTAGCTTTAATAATCATTGTTTATCTGGTATTCAGCCTAACATAGATAGAATAAAAAAAACATGCGAAGATTCTTTAATGTTAGTAACAGCGCTCAATCCACATATTGGCTACGATAATGCAGCTAAAATTGCTAAAACAGCATATCAAAATAATATTACTTTGAAAGAAGCTGCAATATCATTGGATCTAATAACTGCAGAGGAGTTTGACCTATATGTTAAAGTTGAGAACATGATAGGCAGCAAAGAATAA
- a CDS encoding histidine phosphotransferase family protein codes for MNNIKLAQFISVKIFHDFAGGLGAISNGIKYCIDNQYQLNNKLYGLAFDTIKIGSTNLLVKLQLYRQMYGSASKSYSDNKLYHEANFDEIRAVLDDYFKALINTKINLVFKDEFFHVKGTNIDISTGKLLMCLVISAQDALLHGGDITVKIYRKQDKTQINISAKGKSIKNNEEQNFILTATDLSDDNITFFNVHAYYVYYLKKMVNASISCKHGEDYISYIIEQ; via the coding sequence ATGAATAATATTAAATTAGCACAATTTATTAGCGTAAAAATTTTTCACGATTTTGCTGGCGGATTAGGAGCTATATCAAATGGAATAAAGTACTGTATAGATAATCAATACCAGCTTAATAACAAATTATATGGTTTAGCATTTGATACTATTAAGATAGGTAGCACAAACTTGCTTGTTAAGCTACAACTGTATCGTCAAATGTATGGCTCGGCTAGCAAATCATATAGTGACAATAAGTTATATCATGAAGCAAATTTTGATGAAATTAGAGCAGTACTTGATGATTACTTTAAAGCTTTGATTAATACTAAGATAAATTTAGTTTTTAAAGATGAATTTTTTCACGTTAAAGGTACTAATATTGATATTAGTACTGGTAAATTACTAATGTGTTTAGTAATATCAGCTCAAGACGCATTACTACATGGTGGAGATATAACTGTTAAAATATATAGAAAGCAAGATAAAACCCAAATTAATATTTCAGCAAAAGGCAAATCTATAAAAAATAACGAAGAGCAGAATTTTATATTAACTGCTACTGATCTTAGTGATGATAATATTACATTCTTTAATGTTCATGCTTACTATGTGTACTATTTAAAAAAAATGGTTAATGCTTCAATATCATGCAAGCATGGTGAAGATTACATTAGTTATATTATTGAGCAATAA